The Phycisphaeraceae bacterium genome window below encodes:
- a CDS encoding alpha amylase C-terminal domain-containing protein gives MMRLVAVALLFLVSAAHAAILPPSTRPGMGAALYSDSGGSGCTFRVWAPNASSVAVAGNFNFWSPTLHQLSSEGNGHWSGDIPGVWAGHQYKFVIKNGPQTLWRNDPYARRLTNSVGNSIVHDPGSYIWQNEGFQIANWNELVIYELHIGTFNVPQGSSPPSTFNLAIQKLDHVKDLGANAVKVMPFYEFAGGLSWGYNPAYPWSVESSYGTPNDLKKFVDEAHARGIAVIADVVYNHLGPSDLDLWQFDGWSQNNLGGIYFYNDFRAVTPWGDTRPDFGRPEVRQYLRDNALLWLDEFRMDGLRVDGTKFIRKVGLFGPDIPEGWSLMQWINDSVDAQWPGKIVIAEDHDNNAWITRPTSQGGAGFDSQWDVSMNHNIRDVVIPPADSARDMNKVVTAITSNFNGWHTQRVIYSESHDEVANGHQRLPEEIWPGNAGSYFSRKRSKLAAAVAFTSPGVPMLFMGQEFLENGFFTDTQPLDWSKATTYAGVLKFYKDLIALRRNLAGVTRGLTGNSVNVHHVNHGSKVVGYHRWMNGGAGDDVVVLANFSNTSFPAYRIGVPNPGLWRNRLNSDLPAYGSDYWGLPAPNKASEPVPWDGMPQSVLISVAPYSVVIYSQSPPVPADLNGDGVVNGSDLAIMLGQWGSSGSADLNGDGVVNGGDLALLLGAWGQVP, from the coding sequence ATGATGCGACTCGTTGCCGTTGCGTTGCTGTTTCTGGTCTCCGCGGCGCACGCGGCGATCCTGCCGCCGTCGACCCGCCCCGGCATGGGGGCGGCGCTCTACAGCGACTCCGGCGGGAGCGGCTGCACCTTCCGCGTCTGGGCGCCGAACGCGTCCAGCGTCGCGGTCGCAGGGAACTTCAACTTCTGGAGTCCCACGCTTCACCAGCTCTCAAGCGAGGGCAATGGTCACTGGTCGGGTGACATTCCCGGCGTCTGGGCCGGTCACCAGTACAAGTTCGTCATCAAGAACGGACCGCAGACGCTGTGGCGGAACGATCCCTACGCCCGTCGGCTGACCAACTCCGTCGGCAACAGCATCGTGCATGACCCGGGCTCATACATTTGGCAGAACGAGGGCTTCCAGATCGCCAACTGGAATGAACTGGTCATTTATGAACTTCACATCGGGACCTTCAATGTGCCCCAGGGCTCGTCGCCACCCTCCACTTTCAATCTCGCCATTCAGAAGCTCGACCATGTCAAGGATCTCGGCGCGAACGCCGTGAAGGTGATGCCCTTCTACGAGTTCGCCGGAGGACTCTCCTGGGGCTACAACCCGGCGTATCCGTGGTCGGTCGAGAGCTCCTACGGCACGCCGAACGATCTCAAGAAGTTCGTCGATGAGGCGCACGCGCGCGGGATCGCCGTCATCGCCGATGTCGTCTACAACCACCTCGGTCCGAGCGATCTCGATCTCTGGCAGTTCGATGGCTGGAGCCAGAACAATCTGGGCGGCATCTACTTCTACAACGACTTCCGAGCCGTCACCCCATGGGGCGACACCCGCCCCGACTTTGGTCGACCGGAAGTGCGGCAGTACCTCCGCGACAACGCGCTGCTCTGGCTAGATGAGTTCCGGATGGATGGACTGCGCGTCGATGGAACGAAGTTCATCCGCAAGGTCGGGCTCTTCGGGCCCGACATTCCTGAAGGCTGGTCACTCATGCAGTGGATCAACGACTCGGTTGATGCCCAGTGGCCCGGCAAGATCGTGATCGCTGAGGATCACGACAACAATGCGTGGATCACCAGGCCGACCAGCCAGGGAGGCGCCGGCTTCGACAGCCAGTGGGATGTCTCGATGAACCACAACATCCGCGATGTGGTCATCCCCCCCGCCGACTCCGCCCGCGACATGAACAAGGTGGTCACCGCGATCACCAGCAACTTCAATGGCTGGCACACGCAGCGGGTGATCTACAGCGAGAGCCACGACGAGGTCGCGAATGGACATCAGCGACTGCCGGAGGAGATCTGGCCAGGGAACGCGGGGTCATACTTCTCCCGCAAGCGCTCGAAGCTCGCTGCGGCGGTGGCCTTCACCTCGCCCGGTGTTCCGATGCTCTTCATGGGCCAGGAGTTCCTCGAGAACGGCTTCTTCACCGACACGCAGCCGCTCGACTGGTCGAAGGCGACGACCTACGCGGGCGTGCTCAAGTTCTATAAGGACCTGATCGCGCTGCGACGAAACCTGGCGGGGGTCACTCGCGGCCTGACCGGGAACAGCGTCAATGTGCACCATGTGAACCACGGGTCGAAGGTGGTCGGCTATCACCGCTGGATGAATGGCGGCGCAGGTGACGATGTCGTCGTGCTTGCGAACTTCAGCAACACCTCCTTCCCCGCCTATCGCATCGGAGTTCCAAATCCCGGGCTCTGGCGGAACCGGCTCAACAGCGATCTGCCGGCCTACGGGAGTGATTACTGGGGACTTCCAGCGCCGAACAAGGCTTCCGAGCCCGTTCCGTGGGATGGCATGCCGCAAAGCGTGCTGATCTCGGTGGCCCCCTACTCCGTCGTCATCTACTCGCAGAGTCCCCCGGTCCCCGCCGACCTGAATGGCGACGGTGTCGTCAACGGCAGCGACCTCGCGATCATGCTCGGCCAGTGGGGATCGTCGGGAAGCGCTGATCTGAATGGCGACGGCGTCGTGAACGGCGGTGATCTTGCACTCCTTCTGGGCGCCTGGGGTCAGGTTCCCTGA
- a CDS encoding prepilin-type N-terminal cleavage/methylation domain-containing protein yields the protein MNQTLNAHHGFEPRLHGASPRRPGFTVTELLVVVAIIAIVVGLVFVAFPKITGAAKAKRCMANQRSIASASMLYASDNKTRLVSPRTDPYGNAPGYNPFPQAGSYRHYWVAAFNAAAPFNQNLTPDNPQRETQAALRNGALWNYHGNIDGYRSPFDPTTRLRSYSLNGFVGVKFHDDSTQGALSSIPAQYRHDTTTLSRIPQPSRTMYSVSEWDRFDLSANRDFNFNGFLVHPDPSTNYWFDLPAMWHEDVTISFADGSTAAIPIRNRALLEADSDGHDFTEPAPALDFHEFRRMLLPGLIN from the coding sequence ATGAACCAGACTTTGAATGCACACCACGGCTTCGAACCGCGCCTTCATGGAGCATCGCCGCGTCGGCCCGGTTTCACCGTCACGGAACTGCTCGTCGTGGTGGCGATCATCGCCATCGTGGTGGGGCTCGTCTTCGTCGCCTTCCCGAAGATCACCGGCGCAGCGAAGGCGAAGCGCTGCATGGCGAACCAGAGATCGATCGCATCTGCGTCGATGCTCTATGCATCGGACAACAAGACCCGGCTGGTCAGCCCAAGGACGGATCCCTACGGCAACGCCCCCGGATACAACCCCTTCCCGCAGGCGGGCTCCTACCGCCACTACTGGGTCGCCGCGTTCAACGCCGCGGCGCCGTTCAACCAGAACCTGACTCCGGACAACCCGCAGCGGGAAACCCAGGCGGCTCTGCGCAATGGAGCGTTGTGGAACTACCACGGCAACATCGACGGCTATAGGTCTCCGTTCGACCCCACCACGCGACTCCGCAGCTACTCGCTGAACGGCTTCGTGGGCGTCAAGTTCCACGATGATTCGACGCAGGGCGCGCTCTCGTCGATTCCCGCGCAATATCGCCACGATACGACGACCCTGTCGCGGATTCCGCAACCTTCGAGAACGATGTACTCCGTGAGCGAGTGGGATCGCTTCGACCTCTCCGCGAACCGCGATTTCAATTTCAACGGCTTCCTGGTCCACCCCGATCCGAGTACGAACTACTGGTTCGACCTGCCGGCCATGTGGCACGAGGATGTCACCATCTCCTTTGCCGATGGATCGACGGCTGCCATCCCCATCCGGAATCGCGCGCTGCTCGAAGCCGACAGCGATGGACACGACTTCACCGAACCGGCCCCGGCGCTCGACTTCCACGAGTTCCGCCGCATGCTCCTCCCGGGCCTCATCAACTGA
- a CDS encoding AAA family ATPase gives MRTIVTGQIGMDKKPYLKAVGELGAQRGDPIELFHVGDIMYQDAPDVRPGRILDLPISRLASLRRAAFKDIIAASSPPSEHRNAVINTHATFRWRHGLFSAFDFDLVRKFEPQLFICLVDNVEVVHHRLHAEHDIDATLKDCMVWREEEILATELLAQAVGCHNRFYILSRGRQQETLETCLRLITRPEVRKVYPSFPMSHVVDMPDVLAEIDRFRAELAKHFIAFDPGDVDEKLLLDRAIAAAREGRDFIEVAPHSFGGRRDSAPLRVSVREVLDIAGDVDGQIYMRDFKLIDQSDMIVSLVPELPGGVPGLSSGVERELHHAFEHTKEVYVVWKPRKNPSPFITETATKIFPSVDDALAYFEAKGMFASVSLFGH, from the coding sequence ATGCGAACGATCGTCACGGGCCAGATCGGCATGGACAAGAAGCCCTATCTGAAGGCGGTGGGCGAGCTTGGCGCTCAACGGGGCGACCCGATCGAACTCTTCCATGTCGGCGACATCATGTACCAGGACGCCCCTGATGTCAGACCAGGCCGGATCCTGGACCTTCCGATTTCTCGGCTCGCTTCGCTTCGGCGAGCGGCGTTCAAGGACATCATCGCCGCCAGCTCGCCGCCATCGGAACACCGCAACGCTGTCATTAACACGCATGCGACCTTCCGCTGGCGGCACGGCCTCTTCAGCGCGTTCGACTTCGACCTCGTCCGCAAGTTCGAGCCGCAGCTTTTCATCTGCCTCGTCGACAATGTCGAGGTCGTGCACCATCGGCTCCACGCCGAGCATGACATCGATGCGACGCTCAAGGACTGCATGGTCTGGCGAGAGGAGGAGATCCTGGCCACCGAGCTGCTCGCGCAGGCCGTCGGGTGCCACAATCGCTTCTACATTCTCAGCCGCGGCCGCCAGCAGGAGACGCTTGAAACCTGCCTTCGCCTGATCACGCGTCCCGAGGTTCGGAAGGTCTACCCGAGCTTCCCGATGAGCCATGTCGTCGACATGCCCGATGTCCTCGCGGAGATCGATCGCTTCCGGGCGGAGCTGGCGAAGCACTTCATCGCCTTTGATCCGGGCGATGTCGATGAGAAGCTCCTGCTTGATCGCGCCATTGCCGCCGCCCGCGAAGGCCGTGACTTCATCGAGGTGGCTCCACACAGCTTCGGAGGTCGTCGAGACTCAGCCCCGCTTCGGGTCAGCGTTCGTGAGGTCCTTGACATCGCAGGAGATGTGGATGGCCAGATCTACATGCGGGACTTCAAGCTCATCGACCAGAGCGACATGATCGTCTCGCTGGTGCCGGAACTGCCCGGCGGGGTTCCTGGGCTCTCCTCGGGGGTGGAGCGGGAGCTCCACCACGCCTTCGAGCACACCAAGGAGGTCTATGTGGTGTGGAAGCCTCGCAAGAACCCCAGCCCGTTCATCACGGAAACCGCCACGAAGATCTTCCCGTCGGTCGATGATGCCCTTGCCTATTTCGAGGCGAAAGGCATGTTTGCCTCGGTGAGCCTTTTCGGACACTGA
- the ispF gene encoding 2-C-methyl-D-erythritol 2,4-cyclodiphosphate synthase: MWRIGHGYDLHRLEPHPPQGAGRPMVLGSLLFDHDRGPVSHSDGDALLHAITDAILGALGEPDIGQLFRDDDPQWRDGDSTLFLEEALVRMRRAGFGIGNLDATIICERPKIGGRKEELRNTVAALLQVDPLRVNLKGKTHERVDAVGEGRAIEVHAVVLLERR; the protein is encoded by the coding sequence ATGTGGCGCATCGGACACGGCTATGACCTTCATCGGCTCGAGCCACACCCACCACAGGGTGCCGGGCGGCCGATGGTGCTTGGCTCGCTCCTGTTCGACCATGACCGCGGACCGGTGAGTCACTCCGACGGCGACGCTCTGCTGCACGCGATCACCGACGCGATTCTCGGCGCGCTCGGTGAACCCGACATCGGCCAGCTCTTTCGGGATGACGATCCTCAGTGGCGCGACGGTGACTCAACGCTCTTCCTCGAGGAAGCCCTCGTGCGGATGCGCCGCGCCGGCTTCGGCATCGGGAACCTGGATGCCACGATCATCTGCGAGCGTCCGAAGATCGGCGGTCGCAAGGAGGAGTTGAGGAACACTGTCGCGGCCCTGCTTCAGGTCGACCCCCTGCGCGTGAACCTGAAGGGCAAGACGCACGAGCGCGTCGACGCAGTCGGTGAGGGTCGCGCGATTGAGGTGCACGCGGTGGTGCTGCTTGAACGGCGGTAG
- the murD gene encoding UDP-N-acetylmuramoyl-L-alanine--D-glutamate ligase, whose translation MDDLSSLRVTVMGLGRFGGGLGAARWLLDRGATVTVTDLQPESALTATLDELRARDRSGRLRIAVGGHDLRDFEQCEMVVVNPAVPKPWENAYLQSAMRCGARVTTEIGLLVEHLPTDRIIGVTGSAGKSTTCAMLHRLLEAVHGKAWLGGNIGGSLLGELDRIHCEHWVVLELSSFMLHWLGPASGQPWSPRVAVLTNLSPNHLDWHGSFDHYAESKRAIRASQRPGDRFITRFAREASSHEAARRLGASPWWTPDDGCGFADQLAPHLRLRIPGAHAVANALLALDAAHAALTLAGREPDGSAKSMMLGAIESFEGLPHRLSLILERDGVRWFDDSKSTTPESLFTAVAAFDDPARIHLIAGGYDKGADLAPVRALAPRLAGLYAIGTTGPALCGLAGSIRCETIERAAAEAASRARPGDVVLLSPGCASWDQFPNYEVRGQRFAEVVRALAPLPSR comes from the coding sequence ATGGATGACCTCTCCTCACTTCGCGTGACCGTCATGGGGCTCGGGCGCTTTGGTGGAGGCCTGGGCGCGGCGCGCTGGCTGCTCGATCGCGGCGCGACGGTCACGGTCACCGATCTTCAACCCGAGTCTGCGCTCACGGCGACACTCGACGAGCTTCGCGCTCGCGATCGATCGGGACGATTGCGCATCGCCGTCGGCGGGCACGACCTGCGTGACTTCGAGCAGTGCGAGATGGTGGTCGTGAACCCGGCGGTGCCGAAGCCGTGGGAGAACGCGTACCTGCAATCGGCCATGCGTTGCGGCGCCCGCGTGACCACCGAGATCGGTCTGCTGGTCGAGCATCTGCCGACCGATCGCATCATCGGTGTCACCGGCAGCGCCGGAAAGTCAACCACCTGCGCCATGCTGCACCGCCTTCTGGAAGCCGTCCATGGAAAGGCGTGGCTCGGCGGGAACATCGGCGGTTCGTTGCTCGGCGAGCTCGATCGAATTCACTGCGAGCATTGGGTGGTGCTCGAACTCTCGAGCTTCATGCTGCATTGGCTCGGTCCGGCGTCGGGGCAACCGTGGTCTCCGCGCGTCGCGGTTCTGACGAATCTCTCTCCGAATCACCTCGACTGGCACGGCAGCTTCGATCACTACGCCGAATCGAAGCGAGCCATTCGAGCATCGCAACGCCCGGGGGATCGGTTCATCACGCGCTTCGCTCGTGAGGCGTCCTCCCATGAGGCGGCGCGCCGACTCGGCGCATCACCATGGTGGACCCCGGACGACGGCTGCGGCTTCGCGGATCAGCTCGCGCCACACCTGCGCCTTCGAATCCCCGGTGCACATGCGGTCGCCAATGCCCTGCTCGCGTTGGACGCCGCGCACGCGGCCCTGACCCTGGCTGGCCGAGAGCCCGACGGGAGCGCGAAGTCGATGATGCTCGGCGCCATTGAGAGCTTCGAAGGGCTCCCGCACCGACTCTCACTCATCCTGGAGCGCGACGGCGTGCGCTGGTTTGACGACAGCAAGAGCACCACACCGGAATCGCTGTTCACCGCCGTTGCCGCGTTCGACGATCCGGCACGGATCCACCTGATCGCCGGCGGCTACGACAAGGGCGCCGACCTCGCGCCCGTCCGGGCGCTCGCGCCGCGCCTGGCCGGACTCTACGCCATCGGGACCACGGGCCCGGCCCTGTGCGGGCTGGCTGGCTCGATTCGCTGCGAGACAATCGAGCGTGCGGCTGCTGAAGCCGCATCACGGGCCCGTCCCGGCGATGTTGTCCTCCTCTCCCCGGGGTGCGCCAGTTGGGACCAGTTCCCCAACTACGAGGTCCGGGGCCAACGATTCGCCGAAGTCGTTCGAGCGCTCGCCCCCCTTCCGAGCCGATAG
- a CDS encoding DUF11 domain-containing protein, which yields MNTLKTCLTLALSSLALVACCAEPEPVPPPAPAAAPAPPPKPVACKWPTKGSGDATTAWTNMAYPTGDARTSAVGIEKGMPREARANQAFDFWIVVTNITGTTLDNVVLTEEFGSDFNYQSASPAGMQSGRTVRWDVGTLGPCESKAITVKAVATKTGTVTTCSSVTYSSTLCMGVPIVQPSLLVTLNGPQEIGFCDVATYNIEVTNNGSGAARNVRVKHHLPASMAAEISEFVAGDLAPGQKKAFQVVAKPQKTGQHIHKSSASGEGGLAHETTTITTIVKKPELKITRIAPEMRYLGREIDVEITVENVGDGVAQNTVIEDIIGPHGRFVSASDGGIATGNRVVWNLGNLAPAQKKTVKVTYATTSMNDHEGTTSVVAVCADPVKNLSKTIVQGIPGMLLNGWDDPDPIELGKTTTYTMKVTNQGSAPLTQVQFWCLLDEEDSMEFVSGSNDVGGVGTLNGRRISFPNVPTLAPGGVVTYTVVVKAVKVKQASFTAEAKSAEITRVLQKIETTNFYR from the coding sequence GTGAACACCCTGAAGACCTGCCTGACTCTCGCACTGTCGAGTCTCGCGCTTGTCGCTTGCTGCGCCGAGCCCGAGCCTGTTCCCCCGCCCGCACCAGCGGCCGCTCCTGCGCCGCCGCCAAAGCCCGTCGCCTGCAAGTGGCCGACAAAGGGCTCCGGCGATGCGACCACGGCGTGGACCAACATGGCCTATCCCACCGGTGACGCTCGGACGAGCGCCGTCGGAATCGAGAAGGGCATGCCGCGCGAGGCTCGCGCGAACCAGGCCTTCGACTTCTGGATCGTCGTGACGAACATCACGGGCACCACGCTCGACAATGTCGTCCTCACTGAGGAGTTCGGCTCCGACTTCAACTATCAGTCCGCCAGCCCCGCCGGCATGCAGAGCGGCCGCACCGTCCGCTGGGATGTCGGCACGCTTGGTCCCTGCGAGTCGAAGGCGATCACGGTCAAGGCCGTGGCGACCAAGACGGGCACGGTGACCACCTGCTCGTCCGTGACCTATTCCTCGACCCTCTGCATGGGCGTCCCGATCGTGCAGCCCTCGCTGCTGGTCACGCTCAACGGACCTCAGGAGATCGGCTTCTGTGATGTGGCGACCTACAACATCGAGGTCACCAACAACGGCAGCGGCGCCGCCCGCAATGTCCGCGTGAAGCATCACCTCCCCGCGAGCATGGCCGCAGAGATCTCTGAGTTCGTGGCGGGTGACCTCGCCCCGGGCCAGAAGAAGGCCTTCCAGGTTGTCGCCAAGCCGCAGAAGACCGGCCAGCACATCCACAAGTCGTCGGCCTCCGGCGAGGGTGGCCTTGCCCACGAGACCACGACGATCACCACGATCGTCAAGAAGCCCGAGCTCAAGATCACCCGTATCGCTCCCGAGATGCGTTACCTCGGTCGCGAGATCGATGTTGAAATCACGGTCGAGAATGTCGGCGACGGCGTTGCTCAGAACACGGTGATCGAGGACATCATCGGGCCGCACGGCCGCTTCGTCTCCGCGAGCGACGGTGGTATCGCCACCGGCAACCGCGTGGTGTGGAACCTGGGCAATCTCGCCCCCGCCCAGAAGAAGACCGTGAAGGTCACCTACGCGACCACCTCCATGAACGATCACGAGGGCACGACCAGCGTCGTCGCCGTCTGTGCCGACCCGGTCAAGAACCTCTCGAAGACCATTGTTCAGGGCATCCCGGGCATGCTCCTCAACGGTTGGGATGATCCCGATCCGATCGAGCTCGGCAAGACCACCACCTACACCATGAAGGTGACCAACCAGGGTAGCGCTCCGCTGACCCAGGTGCAGTTCTGGTGCCTCCTCGATGAAGAGGACAGCATGGAGTTCGTCTCCGGTTCGAATGATGTCGGCGGTGTCGGCACGCTCAACGGTCGCCGAATCTCGTTCCCGAATGTCCCGACGCTCGCCCCGGGCGGCGTGGTGACCTACACGGTGGTGGTGAAGGCGGTCAAGGTCAAGCAGGCGTCGTTCACGGCGGAGGCCAAGTCTGCCGAGATCACCCGCGTGCTCCAGAAGATCGAGACCACGAACTTCTACCGCTGA
- a CDS encoding ATP-binding cassette domain-containing protein, translating to MVVMGGSGCGKSTLLRHMIGSLKPTSGSIALLGERLEDLDERGIDRLRLRFGILFQSGALFNSMSVFDNVALPLREHTDLDETTIEIMTKIKLELVGLREHGTKFPAQLSGGMKKRAGLARALAMDPKILFYDEPSAGLDPVTSAEIDQLILGLTRKLGVTSVVVTHEMDSAFTIADRMAMLDKGRVLKVGSRDEFDRLRHLSDSETKKLSESEQLIRQFLRGDAQGPITQRRALTNYADDLLGTVPEPEHGSSITPSR from the coding sequence ATGGTCGTCATGGGCGGCTCCGGCTGCGGCAAGAGCACCCTCCTGCGGCACATGATCGGCTCGCTCAAGCCGACCAGCGGCTCCATTGCCCTGCTCGGCGAACGGCTCGAGGATCTCGATGAGCGCGGCATCGACCGCCTGCGCCTGCGCTTCGGCATCCTCTTCCAGTCCGGGGCGCTCTTCAACTCCATGAGCGTCTTTGACAATGTGGCGCTCCCGCTCAGGGAGCACACCGATCTCGACGAGACGACGATCGAGATCATGACGAAGATCAAGCTGGAGCTCGTGGGCCTTCGCGAGCACGGAACGAAGTTCCCAGCCCAGCTCTCGGGCGGCATGAAGAAGCGGGCTGGCCTCGCTCGAGCGCTCGCGATGGACCCGAAGATCCTCTTCTACGACGAGCCCTCGGCAGGTCTTGATCCGGTCACGAGCGCCGAGATCGACCAGCTCATCCTGGGCCTGACGCGCAAGCTGGGCGTGACCAGCGTCGTCGTCACGCATGAAATGGACTCCGCCTTCACCATTGCCGACCGCATGGCGATGCTCGACAAGGGGCGCGTGCTGAAGGTCGGGTCGCGCGATGAGTTCGATCGACTGCGTCACCTCTCCGATTCGGAGACGAAGAAGCTGAGCGAGTCGGAGCAGCTCATTCGTCAGTTCCTCCGCGGAGATGCGCAGGGGCCGATCACGCAGCGACGCGCTTTGACGAACTACGCCGACGATCTCCTCGGCACCGTGCCTGAGCCTGAGCACGGCTCATCCATCACGCCGAGCCGCTGA
- a CDS encoding UDP-N-acetylglucosamine--N-acetylmuramyl-(pentapeptide) pyrophosphoryl-undecaprenol N-acetylglucosamine transferase — translation MTEVSASRSTVVFAGGGSGGHLSPGIAVSEAIESLAPGQPTLFICSERTIDREVLSGAARNFQSIPARPALRRPGAFIRFLLSIPRATAASASLLKAHRVGVVVLLGGFVSYPVARAARQLGIPMVLLNLDAVSGRANRRVARWTDRVLSAVPTVGLGNREVAVVGMPIRRAARAGADPEKCRERLALRPDLQTLLITGASQGSTSLNEALPRLLSERRELLRGWQVLHLTGSMSAERSATLKSVYAAAEIPAVTMPFLHDMGLAWGAASLAISRAGASSVAEAAFNRVPAIFVPFPHHRDQHQRHNAEPLVRQGSACLARDPVLGHGPDPDLGHMLDEVLGDQSRLRRLESAARGAPQVDAAAKVAALVLGLNRGLADLDR, via the coding sequence ATGACCGAGGTCAGCGCGTCCCGAAGCACGGTCGTCTTTGCGGGGGGCGGCTCGGGTGGGCATCTCTCTCCGGGGATCGCCGTCTCCGAAGCCATCGAGTCTCTTGCACCGGGTCAGCCGACGCTCTTCATCTGCTCGGAGCGCACGATTGATCGCGAGGTCCTCTCGGGCGCAGCGCGGAACTTCCAGTCGATTCCCGCGCGTCCGGCGCTGCGTCGCCCCGGCGCCTTCATTCGCTTCCTGCTTTCCATTCCCCGTGCGACCGCGGCGAGCGCCAGCCTTCTCAAGGCCCATCGAGTCGGCGTGGTGGTGCTGCTGGGTGGATTCGTCTCCTATCCCGTCGCACGCGCGGCGCGGCAACTTGGCATTCCGATGGTGCTCCTCAATCTCGACGCCGTTTCGGGTCGAGCCAATCGGCGCGTCGCGCGCTGGACCGATCGAGTGCTCTCGGCGGTGCCCACGGTCGGACTGGGAAATCGCGAAGTCGCCGTTGTCGGGATGCCGATTCGTCGCGCGGCCCGCGCCGGTGCCGACCCGGAGAAGTGCCGAGAGCGGCTGGCCCTTCGACCGGACCTGCAAACGCTGCTGATCACCGGCGCTTCACAGGGTTCGACCTCGCTCAATGAGGCTCTCCCGCGGCTCTTGAGCGAGCGCCGCGAGCTGCTTCGAGGTTGGCAGGTTCTCCACCTGACGGGATCGATGTCTGCAGAGCGGAGCGCGACGCTGAAGTCGGTGTACGCCGCCGCCGAGATCCCCGCCGTGACGATGCCCTTCCTCCACGACATGGGACTTGCCTGGGGAGCCGCCTCGCTCGCCATCTCCCGCGCTGGAGCAAGTTCGGTCGCCGAGGCCGCGTTCAATCGAGTCCCCGCGATCTTCGTCCCCTTCCCACACCACCGCGATCAGCATCAACGCCACAACGCGGAGCCGCTGGTCCGACAGGGCTCGGCATGCCTCGCCCGCGACCCTGTTCTCGGGCATGGGCCCGATCCCGATCTCGGACACATGCTCGATGAAGTGTTAGGAGACCAGAGCAGACTGCGGCGACTCGAGAGTGCGGCAAGAGGAGCGCCACAGGTCGATGCTGCCGCCAAGGTTGCGGCGCTCGTCCTTGGGCTGAATCGCGGACTCGCAGACTTGGACCGGTAG
- a CDS encoding FtsW/RodA/SpoVE family cell cycle protein has product MLRPGHLVILVAACLLAIGVVMVHSAAMKLGGETTLTGLLTGRVPALALAAFVCLLIGTRVPVERWGEARPAFNPAPWILIVALLLLLAVYVPGLGREVNGATRWLQLGPLSFQPSEVVKWGLPFAIAAYACWTGPRMREFLRGFALPLIVVSLFCGLIAKNDLGTAVLIMVVAVAMLVVAGARIIYPILVAPVLAIAAAGLVLTSRYRVNRIEAFLDPYKDREGIGYHIIQSMAAINGGSLSGRGLGNSVQKFGYLPESTTDFIYAIICEELGVVGAAAVVLLYIGLLIAGVAIIRGAGRTPDSAAPPRDFARLFAFGVLLTVAVQAAINLSVVTGLAPTKGIALPLVSHGGTGWLLTAFCLGLLVSIDRVTARLSPDEEDFEASVPSEPDDRRLARGAFGQSTANA; this is encoded by the coding sequence GTGCTTCGTCCCGGTCATCTGGTGATTCTCGTGGCCGCGTGCCTGCTGGCGATCGGCGTGGTCATGGTCCACTCCGCCGCCATGAAGCTCGGCGGTGAGACGACTCTCACCGGGCTCCTCACCGGCCGCGTTCCGGCGCTCGCGCTCGCCGCCTTCGTCTGCCTGCTGATTGGAACCCGCGTACCTGTTGAACGATGGGGTGAGGCAAGGCCTGCTTTCAATCCCGCGCCGTGGATCCTGATCGTCGCGCTCCTTCTGCTGCTTGCGGTGTATGTGCCAGGTCTCGGGCGTGAAGTCAACGGCGCAACGCGCTGGCTCCAGCTTGGACCGTTGAGCTTCCAGCCAAGCGAGGTGGTGAAGTGGGGCCTGCCCTTCGCCATTGCCGCCTATGCCTGCTGGACTGGTCCCCGCATGCGGGAGTTCCTGCGCGGCTTCGCGCTGCCGCTCATCGTCGTCTCGCTCTTCTGCGGCCTGATCGCGAAGAACGACCTCGGCACGGCCGTGCTCATCATGGTGGTGGCTGTGGCCATGCTCGTGGTTGCCGGTGCCCGCATCATCTACCCCATCCTGGTCGCCCCGGTCCTGGCGATCGCCGCCGCCGGCCTCGTCCTCACGAGCCGCTATCGCGTGAATCGCATCGAAGCGTTCCTCGATCCCTACAAGGATCGCGAGGGGATCGGCTACCACATCATCCAGTCGATGGCTGCCATCAACGGCGGATCGCTCAGTGGCCGCGGGCTCGGCAACAGCGTGCAGAAGTTCGGCTACCTGCCCGAGTCGACCACCGACTTCATCTACGCGATCATCTGTGAAGAACTTGGTGTGGTCGGCGCAGCCGCCGTGGTGCTGCTCTACATCGGCCTGCTGATTGCTGGCGTGGCGATCATTCGCGGCGCTGGTCGCACACCTGACTCCGCCGCGCCGCCTCGAGATTTCGCGCGGCTCTTCGCATTCGGCGTGCTGCTGACCGTTGCGGTGCAGGCGGCCATCAATCTCTCGGTGGTCACCGGGCTCGCCCCGACCAAGGGCATCGCGCTTCCGCTGGTTTCGCATGGAGGCACGGGCTGGCTGCTCACCGCGTTCTGCCTGGGATTGCTCGTTTCCATCGACCGCGTCACCGCAAGACTCTCCCCGGATGAAGAAGACTTCGAGGCGAGCGTTCCTTCGGAGCCCGATGATCGGCGGTTGGCTCGTGGCGCCTTCGGTCAAAGCACGGCCAACGCCTGA